One genomic window of Syngnathus acus chromosome 11, fSynAcu1.2, whole genome shotgun sequence includes the following:
- the lypla2 gene encoding acyl-protein thioesterase 2 has protein sequence MCGNNMSAPLLAEAVTVSGNEKETAAVIFLHGLGDTGHGWVDTLTGIQLPHVKFICPHAPMIPVTLNMNATMPAWFDLKGLSPEAPEDEYGIKKAADDIKAIIEHEGKNGIPPHRIMLGGFSQGGALSLYTALTCQHQLAGVVALSCWLPLHKTFPLALSGSKNLPILQCHGEKDEMIPVQFGAMTAEKLKYIINPQMITFKTYPGVSHASCPQEMLAVKDFIEKYLPRI, from the exons ATGTGTGGCAACAACATGTCTGCGCCGCTGCTCGCCGAGGCTGTGACGGTGTCCGGGAACGAGAAGGAGACCGCAGCG GTAATTTTCCTTCATGGATTGGGAGACACAGG GCACGGGTGGGTTGACACCTTGACGGGGATCCAACTGCCTCACGTCAAGTTCATCTGCCCTCATGC GCCGATGATCCCCGTCACCCTTAACATGAACGCCACGATGCCCGCCTG GTTCGACCTCAAGGGTCTCAGCCCCGAAGCCCCCGAGGACGAATACGGAATCAAAAAGGCGGCTGATGACA TCAAGGCCATCATCGAGCATGAGGGCAAAAATGGGATCCCTCCACACCGCATCATGCTCGGCGGTTTCTCTCAG GGCGGGGCCTTGTCCCTGTACACCGCTTTGACCTGCCAGCACCAACTGGCCGGCGTGGTGGCCCTCAGCTGCTGGCTGCCGCTTCACAAGACCTTCCCTTTG GCGTTAAGCGGCAGCAAGAACCTGCCCATCCTGCAGTGCCACGGTGAGAAGGACGAAATGATCCCCGTGCAGTTTGGCGCCATGACGGCCGAGAAGCTCAAATACATCATCAACCCGCAGATGATCACCTTCAAAACCTACCCGGGGGTCTCTCACGCGTCCTGCCCTCAG GAGATGCTGGCAGTGAAGGATTTCATTGAGAAGTACTTGCCTCGAATCTGA
- the eloa gene encoding elongin-A has product MAEELVETVDRLQSRLMESPEPRKLLKTLKRLRELPMTVDILVATGVGKIVNSFRKHEVAAEMAKNLVAKWKKLVPQSADSRSSSSQVKEPARPHSRSADVAVSRRRRDPSPDEEEDTYAEEEEERGYRTNYSPSPPRRLQYSPPQPGSDQSDKYDSPGPEPEPSPSPPPPPRMPPLPRKHGKPSKADKNHHHHGDHSNRGKDSETRQRHMPTSRGDGKKRNADRERSPPANSAKHGRKSDGGKRDDARKGAEAQADSPGSKEGNDDFETPTKSFESFLTYDAPTSSAKKKKKKSTPASSSSHARAATATITTKPTSSRRDAQSPASSSLPSSSKRSKANGVQSTKRSHSGASSTVPEKRKRVVEAVLSLPEIPLPDIQPDYRPLPSFDITPLSPQRRKGPVFNDEEDAGFTGKRFNSKMVVYSGSKTAYLPRMMTLYEQCIRVLQNNIDSIDEVGGVPFEILGPVLERCTPEQLYRIEQSNQWFIEDSNELWMRHCQRDFKRETPQEYESWREMYLRLHDEREARLRRLTQNISMAHANKPKERQVKMAYVNSVAKPPRDVRRRQERFGTSNGSSADSVNAATPIKIRPATDYSGRSSPPSSSSSLLNTSPGSSQSPALSAGALRERQALREKPQVKKIAPMMAKTIKAFKNRFSRR; this is encoded by the exons ATGGCGGAGGAGCTGGTGGAAACAGTGGACAGACTTCAGTCCCGGCTCATGGAGAGCCCGGAGCCGCGCAAG CTTCTCAAGACGCTCAAAAGACTCCGCGAGCTGCCGATGACCGTCGACATTCTGGTG GCAACTGGAGTGGGAAAGATTGTGAACTCCTTCCGCAAACATGAAGTAGCCGCCGAGATGGCGAAAAACCTGGTGGCCAAGTGGAAGAAACTCGTCCCGCAATCGGCCGACAG TCGAAGCAGCAGCAGTCAGGTGAAAGAGCCAGCACGGCCACATTCTCGAAGTGCCGATGTGGCCGTTAGTAGACGGCGTCGTGACCCCTCCCccgatgaagaggaggataCCTACgccgaagaagaagaggagcgaGGCTATCGCACCAACTACTCACCTTCACCGCCCCGGCGCCTGCAGTACAGCCCCCCGCAGCCTGGGAGCGACCAGTCCGACAAGTACGACAGCCCCGGGCCGGAACCCGAGCCCAGCCCCTCTCCTCCGCCCCCTCCCCGTATGCCGCCGCTTCCTCGCAAACATGGCAAGCCCAGCAAAGCTGACAagaaccaccaccaccacggcGACCACTCGAACCGCGGCAAGGACAGTGAGACGCGGCAGAGGCACATGCCCACGAGCCGCGGCGATGGAAAGAAGCGCAACGCCGACAGGGAACGCAGTCCGCCCGCAAATTCAGCCAAGCATGGCAGGAAGTCAGACGGCGGGAAGCGGGACGACGCCAGGAAGGGAGCAGAAGCACAGGCGGACTCGCCGGGCAGCAAGGAGGGCAACGATGACTTTGAGACGCCCACCAAGTCCTTTGAGTCCTTCCTCACCTACGACGCGCCGACGTCTTctgcaaagaagaagaagaagaagagcacaCCGGCATCTTCATCCTCGCACGCTCGCGCCGCCACCGCCACGATTACGACAAAGCCGACGTCTTCCAGACGCGACGCTCAATCTCCCGCCTCCTCGTCCTTGCCTTCGTCCTCCAAAAGGAGCAAAGCAAACGGCGTGCAGAGCACAAAGAGGTCTCACTCGGGCGCCTCTTCCACTGTGCCGGAAAAACGAAAAAGG GTGGTAGAGGCCGTCCTGTCACTTCCCGAAATCCCCCTGCCGGACATCCAGCCCGATTACAGACCTCTGCCTTCCTTCGACATCACGCCGTTGTCCCCTCAGAGGCGGAAAG GACCCGTATTCAACGACGAGGAGGACGCCGGCTTCACGGGCAAGCGCTTCAATTCCAAGATGGTGGTCTACTCGGGATCCAAGACCGCCTACCTCCCACGGATGATGACGCTCTACGAGCAGTGCATCCGCGTGCTGCAGAACAACATTGACT CCATCGATGAGGTGGGAGGCGTCCCCTTTGAGATCCTGGGGCCGGTCTTGGAGCGCTGCACTCCGGAGCAGCTGTACCGCATCGAGCAGAGCAATCAG TGGTTCATAGAGGACTCGAACGAACTGTGGATGCGTCACTGTCAGCGCGACTTCAAGCGAGAGACGCCCCAGGAATACGAGTCCTGGCGGGAGATGTACTTACGGCTGCACGACGAGCGGGAGGCGCGCCTGCGCCGGCTCACACAGAATATTAGCATGGCGCACGCCAACAAGCCCAAAG AGCGGCAAGTCAAGATGGCGTACGTCAACTCCGTGGCCAAGCCGCCTCGGGATGTCCGCCGCCGGCAAGAAAGGTTTGGGACCAGCAACGGTTCTTCAGCGGACTCTGTCAACGCCGCCACGCCTATCAA AATAAGACCGGCCACCGACTACTCCGGCAGGTCCAGTCCGCCGTCGTCGTCCTCGTCACTCCTCAACACTTCACCCGGATCGTCGCAATCCCCAGCATTGAGCGCCGGAGCCTTACGAGAACGACAGGCCCTCCGGGAAAAGCCCCAAGTGAAAA AAATCGCCCCCATGATGGCCAAAACTATCAAAGCTTTCAAGAACAGATTCTCCCGCCGATAA
- the klhl43 gene encoding kelch-like protein 31, with protein MAPKKKTLRVKKSPPDQVVVETTSPTLKVERRDGGVVVVVESAVKKIEQMAALDIAQLNSLNLPLPPPVLKVGERGLGLGSELTRPLHGNAMLEELSKMRQEKFLTDLELSCKTKSFDVHKLVISSISQYFREILAKDPDMKRLELPSLSPLGLANVITFAYLGRVHMSLYTIGCTVSAASTLQIPQLLKMCTEFLLAELNVQTCVYVWNIAAAYGLPAVCDAARRFVLDNFVQFADTSLFTQLTLEQICAFLQDDSLVLPSEMVTFQLAMKWLDFEASRQPHAAALLSHVRLETIPAGELVSQIQTVPRMMQDPQCHRLLVEAMNYHLLPYQQNALQSRRTQVRGSQHALIAVGGRPSLTERALSREVLWREPREGGAAWRHLTQLPAKSFNQCVAVMDGFLYVAGGEDQNDARNQAKHAVSTLSRYDPRFNTWLHLANMRQRRTHFSLSASGGRLFATGGRNVEGLLATVESYLPSANAWQMRAPMEVPRCCHSSATLPSGDILVTGGYVNCAYSRSVACYSVEGDTWSEKPALEMPRGWHCSATLGGKVYVVGGSQLGPGGERVDVLAVEVFSPEGDGAWSRAAPLPLGVSTAGLSILGADTLYLIGGWNEAEKRYKAAVQTYAPATDSWARAEDLPEPTVGVSCCALALPPRHLPRRQQHRNTPAHEESQPQQPAGKNLSGTAPPQSVTA; from the exons ATGGCCCCCAAGAAGAAGACCCTGCGTGTGAAAAAATCACCTCCGGACCAGGTCGTGGTGGAGACGACCTCGCCGACCCTGAAGGTGGAGCGGCGCGACGGCGGCGTGGTAGTGGTGGTGGAGAGCGCCGTTAAAAAGATTGAGCAAATGGCGGCGTTGGACATCGCCCAGCTGAACAGTCTCAAcctgccgctgccgccgcccgTCCTCAAGGTCGGCGAACGCGGGCTGGGGCTGGGCAGCGAGCTCACGCGCCCGCTCCACGGCAACGCCATGCTGGAGGAGCTCAGCAAGATGCGCCAGGAGAA GTTCCTGACCGATCTGGAGTTGAGCTGCAAGACCAAATCTTTTGACGTCCACAAGCTGGTGATCTCATCCATCAGTCAGTACTTCAGGGAGATCCTGGCCAAAGATCCTGACATGAAGCGTCTGGAGCTGCCTTCCCTTTCGCCTCTTG GTCTTGCCAATGTGATCACGTTCGCCTACCTTGGCCGGGTGCACATGTCGTTGTACACCATCGGTTGCACGGTGTCGGCGGCGTCCACGCTGCAGATTCCGCAGCTCCTCAAGATGTGCACCGAGTTCTTGCTGGCCGAGCTCAACGTGCAGACGTGCGTGTACGTGTGGAACATCGCCGCCGCCTACGGGCTGCCGGCCGTGTGCGACGCCGCCCGCCGCTTCGTGCTGGACAACTTTGTGCAGTTTGCCGACACGTCGCTGTTCACGCAGCTCACGCTGGAGCAGATCTGCGCCTTCCTTCAGGACGATTCCTTGGTGCTGCCCTCCGAGATGGTCACCTTCCAG CTGGCTATGAAGTGGCTGGACTTCGAGGCATCCCGTCAGCCTCACGCGGCAGCGCTGCTGTCTCACGTCCGCCTGGAGACCATCCCGGCGGGTGAGCTGGTGAGCCAGATCCAGACAGTGCCCCGCATGATGCAGGACCCGCAGTGCCACCGCCTGCTGGTGGAAGCCATGAACTACCACCTGCTGCCCTACCAGCAGAATGCCCTGCAGTCCCGCCGCACTCAGGTCCGGGGCAGCCAGCACGCCCTGATCGCTGTCGGCGGGCGTCCGTCCCTCACCGAACGCGCCCTCAGCCGCGAG GTGCTGTGGCGGGAGCCTCGCGAGGGCGGCGCGGCCTGGCGTCATCTCACCCAGCTGCCGGCTAAGAGCTTCAACCAATGCGTGGCGGTCATGGACGGCTTCTTGTACGTGGCGGGCGGCGAGGATCAGAACGACGCCCGCAACCAGGCCAAGCACGCCGTCAGCACTCTGAGCAG ATACGACCCTCGCTTCAACACGTGGCTGCACCTGGCCAATATGCGGCAACGCCGCACACATTTCTCGCTGTCGGCCAGCGGGGGGCGCTTGTTTGCCACAGGCGGCCGTAACGTGGAGGGCCTGCTGGCCACAGTGGAGAGCTACCTGCCCTCGGCCAATGCCTGGCAGATGCGGGCCCCCATGGAGGTGCCGCGCTGCTGCCACTCCAGCGCCACCCTGCCGTCAGGCGACATCCTGGTGACGGGCGGCTACGTCAACTGCGCCTACTCGCGCTCCGTGGCCTGCTACAGCGTGGAGGGAGACACCTGGAGCGAAAAACCCGCCTTGGAGATGCCCCGTGGTTGGCACTGCTCCGCCACGCTGGGCGGCAAGGTGTACGTGGTGGGCGGGAGCCAGCTGGGGCCCGGCGGTGAGCGGGTGGACGTCCTGGCTGTGGAGGTGTTCTCCCCTGAGGGCGACGGGGCGTGGAGTCGCGCCGCCCCGCTACCCCTTGGCGTGAGCACGGCCGGTCTGTCCATCCTGGGGGCCGACACGCTGTACCTCATCGGAGGCTGGAACGAGGCAGAGAAGCGCTACAAGGCTGCAGTCCAGACCTACGCCCCGGCGACGGACAGCTGGGCCCGCGCGGAGGACCTGCCCGAGCCCACGGTGGGGGTGTCGTGCTGCGCGCTGGCCCTGCCGCCGCGGCACTTGCCCCGCCGTCAGCAGCACCGCAACACACCTGCCCACGAGGAGTCGCAGCCGCAACAGCCAGCCGGGAAGAACCTGAGCGGAACGGCGCCACCACAAAGCGTCACAGCGTAA
- the pithd1 gene encoding PITH domain-containing protein 1, giving the protein MSGHHHHDHGCSCEGAHEPAERGVEYGLYRRIDTDKLQCLNESRDGDGKLVFKPWDQRKDRDKFVESDTDEELLFNIPFTGSVKLKGIIISGEDDDSHPAEIRLYKNIPHMSFDDTGREPEQAFRLNRDPGAQLEYPTKIARFSNVEHLSIHISKNFGAESTRIYYIGLRGEYSEAHRHEVTICTYEATANPADHKVESIVPQTNFIS; this is encoded by the exons atgTCCGGCCATCACCACCACGACCACGGCTGCAGCTGCGAGGGCGCCCACGAACCAGCCGAGAGGGGCGTCGAGTATGGGCTGTATCGGCGCATCGACACCGACAAGCTGCAGTGCTTGAACGAGAGCAGGGACGGCGACGGCAAGCTGGTGTTCAAGCCGTGGGACCAGCGGAAGGACCGCGACAAG TTTGTGGAGAGTGACACAGACGAAGAGCTCTTGTTCAATATCCC GTTTACTGGCAGCGTCAAACTGAAAGGGATCATCATCTCCGGAGAGGATGACGACTCGCATCCGGCTGAGATACGATT GTACAAGAACATCCCTCATATGTCCTTTGACGACACCGGCCGAGAACCAGAACAAGCTTTCAGACTCAACCGAGACCCCGGCGCTCAGCTGGAGTACCCCACCAA GATTGCTCGTTTTTCCAATGTCGAGCACCTCTCCATCCACATCTCCAAGAACTTTGGTGCCGAAAGCACCCGGATCTACTACATCGGCCTCAGGGGAGAATATTCAGAG GCTCACAGACACGAAGTGACGATCTGCACCTACGAGGCGACGGCGAATCCCGCCGATCATAAGGTGGAGAGCATTGTCCCGCAAACCAACTTTATTTCCTGA